From the Calditrichota bacterium genome, one window contains:
- the map gene encoding type I methionyl aminopeptidase — translation MRASCRLVAEALALAESLIRPGLNTEVLDREVASFLKARGARAAFKNYMGFPAHICVSVNEEVVHGLPGRRVLHEGDIVGVDIGVEMAGYYGDGCRTFPVGQISPEKQRLLAATREALYAGIAQARVGNRLSDISHAIQTTVENQGFSVVRALVGHGIGRSLHEPPQVPNFGAPHRGVRLRAGMVLAIEPMVNMGSHEVVTLSDGWTVVTKDRLPSAHFEHTVAITDGEPVILTEDFTVER, via the coding sequence ATGCGAGCCAGTTGCCGCCTCGTCGCCGAGGCCCTGGCGCTGGCGGAGTCGCTGATTAGGCCGGGACTGAACACTGAGGTACTTGACCGGGAGGTCGCAAGCTTTCTCAAGGCACGCGGTGCGCGCGCGGCGTTCAAGAACTACATGGGTTTCCCCGCGCACATCTGCGTGTCGGTGAATGAGGAAGTCGTGCATGGCCTGCCTGGGCGAAGAGTGCTGCACGAAGGGGATATTGTCGGGGTAGACATCGGCGTGGAGATGGCGGGCTACTACGGAGATGGGTGCAGGACGTTCCCCGTAGGTCAGATCTCCCCAGAAAAACAGCGCCTGCTTGCGGCGACAAGAGAGGCCCTGTACGCGGGTATCGCCCAAGCGCGCGTCGGCAATCGGCTGTCGGACATCTCGCACGCCATTCAGACGACGGTGGAGAACCAGGGTTTTTCCGTGGTGAGGGCCTTGGTGGGGCACGGCATCGGTCGCAGCCTGCACGAGCCACCGCAGGTGCCAAATTTCGGGGCACCCCATCGCGGCGTGCGGCTTCGCGCCGGGATGGTGCTGGCCATCGAACCGATGGTGAACATGGGCTCGCACGAGGTCGTTACCTTGTCGGATGGGTGGACGGTGGTGACAAAAGACAGGTTGCCCTCTGCCCACTTTGAACACACGGTGGCCATCACCGACGGGGAGCCGGTGATCCTCACCGAGGATTTCACGGTTGAGCGGTAA
- the infA gene encoding translation initiation factor IF-1: MAKEQPIRVDGTIIETLPNAAFRVELENGHKVLAHISGKMRMHFIRILPGDKVTVELSPYDLTRGRITYRYK, translated from the coding sequence ATGGCTAAGGAACAACCGATACGAGTTGACGGCACGATTATCGAGACATTGCCCAACGCCGCGTTCCGCGTGGAGCTGGAGAACGGTCACAAAGTGCTCGCCCACATCTCCGGCAAAATGCGCATGCACTTTATCCGCATTCTGCCGGGTGACAAGGTGACCGTGGAGTTGTCTCCCTACGACTTGACGCGCGGGCGCATCACGTATCGGTACAAGTAG
- the rpmJ gene encoding 50S ribosomal protein L36, translating to MKVRSSVKKICESCKIVKRKGVVMVICKNPRHKQRQG from the coding sequence ATGAAAGTACGGTCGTCGGTGAAGAAGATTTGCGAGAGCTGCAAGATCGTCAAACGCAAGGGCGTGGTGATGGTCATTTGCAAGAACCCGCGCCACAAGCAGCGGCAGGGTTAG
- the rpsM gene encoding 30S ribosomal protein S13: protein MARIAGIDLPKEKRIEVALTYIYGIGLTSSRKILAKAGVNPDIRVKDLSADDAAKIRNIIAAEYKVEGALRAEETMNIKRLMDIGCYRGLRHRRNLPVRGQRTHTNARTRRGRRRIVGVKKK, encoded by the coding sequence TTGGCACGCATTGCTGGAATCGATTTGCCAAAAGAGAAGCGCATCGAGGTGGCCCTGACCTATATCTACGGCATCGGCCTCACCTCGTCGCGGAAAATCCTGGCGAAAGCGGGAGTGAACCCTGACATCCGCGTCAAGGACCTTTCGGCCGATGATGCGGCGAAGATTCGTAACATCATCGCTGCGGAGTACAAGGTGGAGGGTGCGCTGCGTGCGGAAGAGACGATGAACATCAAGCGGCTGATGGACATCGGCTGCTACCGCGGGCTCCGTCATCGTCGCAACCTGCCGGTGCGCGGCCAACGCACGCACACCAACGCGCGTACCCGGCGTGGCAGGCGCCGCATCGTAGGCGTGAAGAAGAAATAG
- the rpsK gene encoding 30S ribosomal protein S11, producing the protein MRRRARKRERVEANGVAHIKATFNNTIVTLTDSYGNVISWASAGRIGFKGSRKSTPFAAQLAAEAAAKEALDLGLRRVEVMLKGPGAGREAAVRSLQAAGLQVVAIKDVTPIPHNGCRPPKRRRV; encoded by the coding sequence ATGCGAAGACGCGCGCGTAAGCGCGAGCGGGTCGAGGCCAACGGGGTGGCACACATCAAGGCCACCTTCAACAACACCATCGTCACGCTGACCGATAGCTATGGCAATGTGATTTCGTGGGCGTCTGCCGGCAGGATCGGGTTCAAGGGCTCACGCAAGAGCACACCCTTTGCGGCGCAATTGGCTGCCGAGGCGGCGGCAAAAGAGGCCCTGGATCTGGGTCTGCGGCGCGTGGAGGTGATGCTCAAAGGCCCAGGTGCGGGTCGCGAGGCGGCAGTGCGATCGCTGCAAGCGGCTGGTCTGCAGGTGGTGGCGATCAAGGACGTCACCCCTATCCCGCACAATGGCTGTCGGCCGCCCAAGCGGCGCAGGGTGTGA